One genomic segment of Melospiza melodia melodia isolate bMelMel2 chromosome 22, bMelMel2.pri, whole genome shotgun sequence includes these proteins:
- the CYSRT1 gene encoding cysteine-rich tail protein 1, which produces MDRGVTVQNPYASVNIPREQFQQSFITRYLRDEPTVIANPAAVPSYGTGGHTELANGCNSPDISTDKSWSRPYNPYGSLRMHNGDSSASFYTVSLDKAPKGQEQEASRRCGCCRCCSWCPKCCCVIS; this is translated from the coding sequence ATGGATCGGGGAGTCACCGTGCAGAACCCCTACGCCAGCGTCAACATCCCGCgggagcagttccagcagagcTTCATCACTCGCTACCTGAGGGACGAGCCCACCGTCATCGCCAACCCCGCGGCCGTGCCCTCCTACGGCACCGGGGGGCACACAGAGCTCGCCAATGGCTGCAACAGCCCAGACATCTCCACAGACAAGTCCTGGTCCCGTCCCTACAACCCCTACGGCAGCCTGAGGATGCACAATGGGGACTCGTCTGCCTCCTTCTACACCGTGAGCCTGGACAAGGCACCCAAGGGCCAGGAGCAGGAGGCTTCCAGGAGATGtggctgctgcaggtgctgctcctggTGCCCAAAGTGCTGCTGTGTCATCTCCTAA